The stretch of DNA TACAAATTCATAATAGAGTCAGAAACACCCTTCAAAATTTGTGAGCCTCCTcattctttataaataaaagaactTTTCTCTAAACTAAAGTATACTCACAATcccacaaaaattataatttcattttaaatatgaaattaatttaagtaTCGGAGAGTTGGCGGATGACCTAATTCACCCCCTAActtgtttctttctttgcaTGTCACTCGTAAACTCTTCAAAGTACTCTCTCACGTCTTGATCGAAACACTTTTCGatacaataaaatttattattatatttagacaATAACACTtttaatccaaaaaaataaataattccgTACAACACTTATTAATATGCTGATAACTTTTATTTgctttgattgaaaaaaaaaaaaaaaaaaagctgacATCTTATTCAACggctaaaaataaatattatataattttaaaagttaataatacataaattaattaatgctatATACTTACATGTAAGGTGGGAGTGCGTAAGTTAGCGGCGCATGTCATGTGGACCCGGTCGTGGGGTTTAAAAAAATCGGGCGCTTCGCAAGCGGTGGCCTCGCATCGGCGCCGTCTACGCGTCTCCCATCGAACCACAAGCCCTCTCCTCGGCGTGTGGATTCCGCAATATTTTCAAAGAACTCTCCACCGTCCATCCAGCTGGAGCGtggcatttttgtaattaatcCCCAAGATTGTGTCATTTCCAGAACATTCTCCCCTTAAACTATTCTATTGTCCCGACATCAAACCCTCTTTCTATTTCGCCGCCGCTACTGCTCCTTTCTCCAACTAAAACCctttctctcgctctctctgcATTCTGCCCGCCGCCATGGCCGGACTCTGCCGCTTGCGTGTGGCGGCGCAACCGAGGGCGCGTAATCGTATTGGCACCGTGCTCAGCCGAGGTTACGGATCGGCGGCAGCGGCTCAGGTCCAGTACGACTCCGACTACGACTACGATGAGTACGCCAGCGAACCGTACGGTGATCGGAACAGGATGGCCATGGAGGATTCTGAGGGATCGTTGCCGGGGAGAGGTGTGCAGTGGCTGATTATGGGGGATCCAATCGCGAAGAAGCACGTGTATGCGGAGAGGCTCTCGAAGCTTCTCCAAGTCCCTCACATTTCCATGGGCTCTCTCGTTCGCCAGGAGCTACACCCTCGTTCCTCCCTCTATAAGCAGGTACGGTTCTTTTCTTCCTCCATTTGTTTATCTGGAAAATAAGGCGGATGGAAAGGGAAATTCCTTGTGCCTTAAGTTCTATGTTCGTAtcgtttttgtgtttttcattctgttttatGTGGCTCTAAGGTTTAATGCACCTGAGTGTAGACTATGAAGTTAGGAGATGGGAATTCCACGAAATTAAAGCGAATGCATGTGATCGCGCTTTGATTTGGTGTTGATTTTCACGGTTATGGAAAGAATTTGAGCCTAAACGGTGATTGAAACATAATAAATGCAACAgaaattttgttttaacatttgGAACTCAGATTTTTTTTGTACTCAGTTCTCATAGGTTAGCTGGTTACATTTTATTGTGGTTATTATTGCATACTTTTTTACATGAACTCAAGTGTATTCCCACCCCTTCCTCCCGGCGCTTCTTTCTTTTGTGGAATTCAGATTGCGACGGCTGTTAATCAAGGCAAGCTAGTTCCAGAAGAGATAATCTTTGGTCTGTTGTCAAAAAGGTTGGAAGAAGGGTACTCTCGGGGTGAAACTGGATTTATTTTGGAGGGAATTCCACGTACAAAGATCCAAGCTGTAAGTGTTTTTTCATGCATTTACGCTTCCTTGGGAACATAActttatatacaaatttttatGCAACCACTGGGCATTGATGCTAGAATTGAAAGTATGGTTCCAAAGGAAGTACATCTATCATAATTCCTATGAAATAGTGTGGCTTGGTTTGTGGTGATTTTCCATTATAGGTGATAGCAACATCCCACGCAAAAATGCTAAAACTTCTTTCTTTGACATGATGCAGGAGATCCTCGACCAACTTGCTGATATTGATTTAGTTGTGAATTTCAAATCCG from Diospyros lotus cultivar Yz01 chromosome 6, ASM1463336v1, whole genome shotgun sequence encodes:
- the LOC127803050 gene encoding probable adenylate kinase 7, mitochondrial: MAGLCRLRVAAQPRARNRIGTVLSRGYGSAAAAQVQYDSDYDYDEYASEPYGDRNRMAMEDSEGSLPGRGVQWLIMGDPIAKKHVYAERLSKLLQVPHISMGSLVRQELHPRSSLYKQIATAVNQGKLVPEEIIFGLLSKRLEEGYSRGETGFILEGIPRTKIQAEILDQLADIDLVVNFKSAEKSLLEQHIRNGIYSPGHEFLSMSKSGLKRNMPLHDNPKSSSADAEVAWKEKLRIYAEQSKPLEDYYRQQKKLLDFQVEGAAAETWEGLLAALHLQHMNAVSSSQKLTA